The Deltaproteobacteria bacterium region TTCAAGATACCTCGTCCGCTTGCGGCGGGGTAGTTTATTTTATAACCTATGCTTTTAGTAGCAATAAATGAGATCAAATCGCGCGCATGGCAATTCTTCTGTCTTCGATTTCCAGATAAAACCTCATCTTTGTCAGCATCAAGATAGGTTGAAACTTTCTCGACCAGTTCGATAATGGGTCGGCCTGATTTTCATTAGACAGCCACTTCGATAAGTGTAAACCCAACCAACTCTTTGCGCACGCTCAATATATCAGTATTAATTTCCTCCAATCCGCACTCTTCAATATTGATGAGTATAGCCTCGATGAGATTTTTCTTTGCC contains the following coding sequences:
- a CDS encoding HicB family protein, with product MYVSYRPELDIASCGEDVHQAKKNLIEAILINIEECGLEEINTDILSVRKELVGFTLIEVAV